The following are encoded together in the Lathyrus oleraceus cultivar Zhongwan6 chromosome 3, CAAS_Psat_ZW6_1.0, whole genome shotgun sequence genome:
- the LOC127126173 gene encoding protein HUA2-LIKE 2 → MAPTRKKGAKKSVPAAAACREWKNGDLVLAKVKGFPAWPATVSDANKWGYSADRKKVFVLFFGTDQIAFCNPADIEAFTEEKKQSLAKRQGRGADFVRALNEIIECYDKLERGTQVDGTSSGGEVANADVGSPLDPSSNSGFKDQLNTPWTVNSQMKLSNSATGRHEQVYAVEDDSFGVPRNGTYIKEATGDTVATRTVKSFLPVKQEKEPDQRSISSSQIQTIVLHRSDGRNNGGNSDGNISADTIQNKFIRRRIRPIKKSPDLFGSNDTDSSAFASNVSMVENGSEQSEIIEGSKYEAELNKVLDCEMKAVIGKKKRKPNRTRKTNNACVQNANQSLQNMSENPKEGCSDQYGDEHLPLSKRARVRMINSSSTGEEHNRIVRVQEKSIVVHASPLRIITSSNGENGCLADGDSSALNMALASDSPKLLTHCSENGLQTSEVKKDQLFSFSMNDESALPPSKRINRALKAMSANAAAAAEGACIESPPSKMPSSGRCCISAAIKRCSCMIIDNQGGDDLELKGLDSCGIDCSNSRVCSFSTCSNPMSLIEDKSSIEEDKQLTKSQKHESGKDIIPAPGARLQIGEGLSDSVVCAPAKIDSQVVMHEEISPNVHVKCCQVGSNQDSPGPSLPASANESIRHVIHSNASDTSDHGGINLDLVAGPNESEKSLPQNSIAMPQNMVMVCEDMKQTSGDSSKINDKHEVMKEVKFKKQEVGMISLSISDCSRENSVLGIRASSSLTDGGVCLPQGSPPNTSVRNVSTSDSSNIHQNGSCSPDGLQKSILSGYIDGYKVGAVAIQGSRSLDKSTEAGHAALLYFEAVLVTLKRTKESIGRATRIAIDCAKFGIATKVVESLVHSLENEPSLRRRVDLFFLVDSIAQYSRGLKDDVGGVYPAAMQAVLPRLLSAVAPLGNTAPENRRQCLKVLRLWLERRILPESIIRHHIRELNSYSRSAYAGVYSRRSLRTERSLDDPIRDMDGMHVDEYGSNSSFQLSGFRMPCMLEEGGSDSDGGNLEATAPGHDSETYEVQEVSHAFEKHRRVLEDVDGELEMEDVAPSFGVELNSICNVDGRTASQLDQKPPLSFAPHLTQDVPLSSPAPPSFPPPPLPSSPPPPPPPPPPTLHLMSATSDQYDTAIDSKPFTDSQAVHGKTFHSVAHHLDSPRNSRPMDAAQFQIPECRDVEMQIPESPCSFNTHPPVRPPENSRSADGFTMHNEGYILRPPHRVPSDQFSFIHAENRPKPQREVPPPPSYSNRQHFVQNTRRENFYNTHERDGMRCNTRALHEQRWNTRTAREERWNTRALREERWNTRVPHEERWSFRTAYEERWNTRSTYSDVLSPYDCHPSASTRSPGQGWRLPHLPMSYRGSLPFRSAFHDAIPGVNRGYWRPRRTEVNRQ, encoded by the exons ATGGCACCTACTCGAAAAAAGGGCGCCAAGAAATCAGTGCCCGCAGCTGCTGCTTGCCGGGAATGGAAAAACGGCGATCTCGTGCTTGCTAAAGTGAAAGGCTTCCCTGCTTGGCCTGCAACG GTAAGTGATGCGAATAAATGGGGTTACTCAGCGGATCGGAAGAAAGTATTTGTTCTCTTCTTTGGAACCGATCAAAT TGCTTTCTGCAATCCTGCTGATATTGAGGCATTTACTGAAGAGAAGAAACAATCTCTTGCCAAACGTCAAGGAAGGGGTGCTGATTTTGTTCGTGCATTAAATGAGATTATTGAATGTTATGATAAGTTAGAGAGAGGGACTCAAGTTGATGGAACTAGCTCTGGTGGTGAAGTTGCTAATGCAGATGTGGGAAGTCCACTTGACCCATCTTCCAACTCAGGGTTCAAAGATCAGTTGAATACTCCTTGGACAGTTAATTCACAAATGAAATTATCAAATTCTGCTACTGGCAGACATGAGCAAGTTTATGCAGTTGAGGACGACTCATTTGGTGTACCGAGGAATGGAACTTATATTAAAGAGGCTACTGGTGACACTGTTGCAACTAGAACTGTAAAATCTTTTTTGCCAGTGAAACAAGAAAAAGAACCAGATCAAAGGTCCATAAGCTCATCACAGATCCAAACCATTGTTCTACATCGTAGTGATGGTAGAAATAATGGTGGCAATAGTGATGGCAACATATCAGCTGATACAATTCAGAACAAATTTATTAGAAGAAGAATTAGGCCTATCAAGAAATCACCTGACCTTTTTGGCTCCAATGACACTGATTCATCTGCATTTGCCTCAAATGTTAGCATGGTGGAAAATGGTTCTGAACAATCTGAGATTATTGAGGGCTCTAAATATGAAGCTGAATTAAACAAAGTCCTTGATTGTGAAATGAAGGCTGTAATTGGCAAGAAGAAAAGAAAACCAAACAGGACAAGGAAAACCAATAATGCTTGTGTTCAGAATGCCAATCAAAGTTTGCAGAATATGTCTGAAAATCCAAAAGAGGGATGCTCTGACCAATATGGAGATGAACACTTACCCCTGTCGAAGCGAGCTAGAGTTAGAATGATTAACTCATCATCCACGGGGGAAGAACACAATAGAATTGTACGAGTACAGGAGAAAAGTATTGTTGTTCATGCTTCACCATTGCGGATAATCACATCATCAAATGGTGAAAATGGTTGCCTTGCTGATGGAGACTCATCGGCATTGAATATGGCTTTGGCTAGTGATTCTCCTAAGTTATTAACTCACTGTTCCGAAAATGGGTTACAGACTTCTGAAGTTAAGAAAGACCAATTATTTAGCTTCTCTATGAATGATGAATCTGCTTTACCTCCATCTAAACGCATCAATCGTGCATTAAAAGCAATGTCTGCTaatgctgctgctgctgctgaaggAGCTTGTATTGAATCACCACCCTCTAAAATGCCTTCAAGTGGTAGATGCTGTATATCTGCTGCAATCAAGAGATGTTCTTGTATGATTATTGATAATCAAGGAGGTGATGATTTAGAACTGAAAGGCTTGGACTCTTGTGGCATTGATTGTTCGAATAGCCGAGTGTGTAGTTTTTCAACCTGTTCAAATCCAATGAGTTTAATAGAGGACAAGTCATCTATTGAAGAGGATAAACAGTTGACCAAGTCACAAAAACATGAGTCTGGCAAGGATATCATCCCAGCCCCAGGTGCTAGGCTCCAAATTGGTGAAGGTCTTAGTGATTCCGTGGTCTGTGCACCTGCTAAAATAGATTCACAAGTTGTAATGCATGAAGAAATCTCTCCTAATGTTCATGTGAAATGTTGTCAAGTTGGAAGCAATCAAGATTCACCAGGTCCATCATTACCAGCAAGTGCCAATGAAAGTATCAGACATGTGATTCATTCAAATGCATCTGATACATCTGATCATGGTGGAATAAATCTTGATCTTGTGGCGGGTCCCAATGAAAGTGAAAAATCGCTACCTCAAAATAGTATCGCCATGCCTCAGAATATGGTGATGGTTTGTGAGGATATGAAGCAAACATCTGGCGACAGCAGTAAAATCAATGACAA GCATGAGGTTATGAAAGAAGTAAAATTTAAAAAACAGGAGGTGGGTATGATTTCTCTATCAATATCCGATTGTTCAAGGGAAAACAGTGTTTTGGGCATTCGAGCAAGCTCATCCTTGACTGATGGGGGAGTTTGCCTTCCACAAGGTTCACCTCCAAATACCTCAGTTCGCAATGTTTCTACATCAGACAGTAGTAATATTCATCAAAATGGAAGCTGTAGCCCTGATGGACTCCAGAAGAGTATTTTATCTGGTTATATTGATGGATATAAAGTTGGGGCTGTGGCAATTCAAGGATCTAGATCTTTAGACAAGTCAACTGAAGCAGGACACGCTGCTTTGTTATATTTTGAAGCAGTGCTTGTGACATTGAAAAGGACAAAGGAAAGTATTGGTCGAGCAACACGCATTGCTATTGATTGTGCAAAGTTTGGCATTGCAACAAAG GTGGTGGAAAGTCTTGTCCACAGTCTGGAAAATGAGCCAAGCCTTCGTCGGAGAGTGGATCTGTTTTTCCTTGTTGACTCTATTGCTCAATATTCTCGAGGTTTGAAAG ACGATGTTGGTGGAGTATATCCAGCTGCTATGCAAGCAGTCTTGCCACGCCTATTGTCTGCTGTTGCCCCTCTTGGAAATACTGCACCTGAAAATCGTAGGCAGTGTCTTAAG GTGTTAAGACTGTGGTTGGAGAGAAGAATCCTACCAGAATCCATTATTCGCCATCACATCCGGGAACTGAACTCATATAGCAGGTCAGCTTATGCAGGTGTTTACTCACGCCGTTCGTTGAGAACAGAAAGGTCGTTAGATGATCCTATTAGAGATATGGATGGTATGCATGTTGATGAATATGGAAG CAACTCGAGTTTTCAGTTATCTGGATTTCGCATGCCCTGTATGCTTGAAGAAGGAGGGAGTGATTCTGATGGAGGGAACTTGGAGGCTACTGCGCCTGGGCACGATTCTGAAACATATGAAGTACAAGAAGTCTCTCATGCATTTGAAAAACATAGGCGTGTGTTGGAAGATGTTGATGGCGAGCTTGAAATGGAAGATGTGGCACCCTCTTTTGGTGTGGAATTGAATTCGATTTGTAATGTTGATGGAAGAACTGCATCACAGCTTGATCAGAAACCTCCTCTGTCCTTTGCTCCTCATTTAACCCAAGATGTGCCATTATCTTCCCCAGCTCCACCATCATTCCCTCCACCACCACTACCATCATCTCCTCCACCTCCACCTCCACCGCCCCCACCAACACTGCATCTCATGTCAGCTACATCTGATCAATACGACACTGCAATTGATTCAAAACCTTTTACAGATTCACAG GCAGTGCATGGCAAAACATTTCATTCTGTGGCTCATCACTTAGATTCACCAAGAAATAGTCGACCTATGGATGCAGCGCAGTTTCAAATCCCAGAATGTAGAGACGTGGAAATGCAGATACCAGAGTCTCCTTGCTCTTTCAACACTCACCCCCCTGTACGACCACCAGAAAATTCCAGGAGTGCTGACGGTTTTACTATGCATAATGAAGGTTACATACTACGACCACCACACCGTGTGCCATCGGATCAGTTTTCTTTCATTCATGCAGAAAATCGTCCAAAGCCTCAGAGGGAGGTTCCACCACCCCCTTCATACTCCAATAGACAACACTTTGTGCAGAACACAAGGAGGGAGAACTTCTATAACACTCACGAGAGAGATGGAATGAGATGCAATACTCGTGCACTACATGAACAGAGATGGAACACTCGGACAGCACGTGAAGAGAGGTGGAATACTCGGGCACTGCGTGAAGAGAGGTGGAATACTCGGGTACCACATGAAGAGAGATGGAGTTTTCGGACAGCATATGAAGAGAGATGGAATACTCGGTCGACATATTCTG ATGTGCTTTCCCCTTATGATTGCCATCCAAGTGCATCGACTAGATCACCAGGTCAAGGTTGGAGATTACCTCACCTGCCAATGAGTTACAGAGGCTCCCTGCCTTTTAGATCAGCCTTCCATGACGCAATTCCAGGAGTTAACCGAG GCTATTGGCGGCCTAGGAGAACTGAAGTCAACCGACAATGA